From Streptomyces sp. NBC_00237, a single genomic window includes:
- the tkt gene encoding transketolase: protein MSTKPTTTDDLEWTELDQRAVDTARVLAADAVQKVGNGHPGTAMSLAPAAYTLFQKVMRHDPADADWTGRDRFVLSAGHSSLTLYTQLYLAGFGLELDDLKSFRTWGSKTPGHPEYGHTVGVETTTGPLGQGVANAVGMAMAARYERGLFDPGAPVGESPFDHFVYAVAGDGCLQEGISAEASSMAGHQKLGNLVLLWDDNHISIEGDTETAISEDTLKRYEAYGWHVQRVAPKPDGDLDPEALYNAIEAAKAVTDKPSFIAMRSIIAWPAPNAQGTEASHGSALGDDEVAATKRVLGFDPEQSFEVSDEVIAHTRKALERGAEAKAEWEKGFAAWRTANPERAAEFDRINAGELPTGWEEKLPVFETGKGVATRAASGKVLQALGAVIPELWGGSADLAGSNNTTIDKTSSFLPEGNPLPEASPYGRTIHFGIREHSMAAEMNGIALHGNTRVYGGTFLVFSDYMRNAVRLSALMHLPVTYVWTHDSVGLGEDGPTHQPVEHIASLRAIPGLNVVRPADANETAIAWREILRRYTKVFGKGAPHGLVLTRQGVPTYEANEDAARGGYVLFEAEGPSGQHTDAQVVLIGTGSEVQLAVEAREALQAGGVPTRVVSMPSVEWFEEQDQGYRDSVLPPSVKARVAVEAGIGLTWHKYVGDAGRIVSLEHFGASADGKVLFKEFGFTGEAVAAAARESLAAVQR, encoded by the coding sequence GTGAGCACCAAGCCGACCACCACAGATGACCTTGAGTGGACCGAATTGGACCAGCGGGCCGTAGACACCGCCCGCGTCCTGGCCGCGGACGCCGTACAGAAGGTCGGCAACGGCCATCCGGGTACGGCGATGAGCCTGGCGCCGGCCGCGTACACCCTCTTTCAGAAGGTGATGCGGCACGACCCGGCGGACGCCGACTGGACCGGCCGCGACCGCTTCGTGCTGTCCGCGGGCCACTCGTCCCTCACGCTCTACACCCAGCTCTACCTGGCCGGGTTCGGCCTGGAGCTGGACGACCTCAAGTCGTTCCGCACCTGGGGCTCCAAGACCCCGGGCCACCCGGAGTACGGGCACACGGTCGGCGTCGAGACCACGACGGGTCCGCTGGGCCAGGGTGTCGCCAACGCGGTGGGCATGGCGATGGCCGCCCGCTACGAGCGCGGTCTGTTCGACCCCGGGGCGCCGGTCGGCGAGTCGCCGTTCGACCACTTCGTCTACGCCGTCGCCGGTGACGGCTGCCTCCAGGAGGGCATCTCCGCCGAGGCGTCCTCGATGGCCGGTCACCAGAAGCTCGGCAACCTGGTCCTCCTGTGGGACGACAACCACATCTCGATCGAGGGCGACACGGAGACCGCGATCTCCGAGGACACGCTGAAGCGGTACGAGGCGTACGGCTGGCACGTCCAGCGCGTCGCCCCGAAGCCGGACGGCGACCTGGACCCCGAGGCGCTGTACAACGCGATCGAGGCGGCCAAGGCCGTCACCGACAAGCCGTCGTTCATCGCGATGCGCTCGATCATCGCCTGGCCCGCGCCGAACGCGCAGGGCACCGAGGCGTCGCACGGCTCGGCGCTCGGCGACGACGAGGTCGCGGCCACCAAGCGCGTCCTGGGCTTCGACCCGGAGCAGTCCTTCGAGGTCTCCGACGAGGTCATCGCCCACACCCGCAAGGCGCTGGAGCGGGGTGCCGAGGCGAAGGCCGAGTGGGAGAAGGGCTTCGCCGCCTGGCGCACCGCCAACCCGGAGCGCGCCGCCGAGTTCGACCGCATCAACGCGGGTGAGCTGCCCACGGGCTGGGAGGAGAAGCTCCCCGTCTTCGAGACCGGCAAGGGCGTCGCCACCCGTGCGGCCTCCGGGAAGGTCCTGCAGGCTCTCGGTGCGGTCATCCCCGAGCTGTGGGGCGGCTCCGCCGACCTCGCGGGCTCCAACAACACGACGATCGACAAGACCTCCTCGTTCCTCCCCGAGGGCAACCCCCTCCCGGAGGCGAGCCCGTACGGCCGCACGATCCACTTCGGCATCCGCGAGCACTCGATGGCCGCCGAGATGAACGGCATCGCGCTGCACGGCAACACCCGTGTCTACGGCGGCACCTTCCTGGTGTTCTCCGACTACATGCGCAACGCGGTGCGCCTCTCCGCGCTGATGCACCTGCCGGTGACGTACGTGTGGACGCACGACTCGGTCGGCCTCGGCGAGGACGGCCCCACGCACCAGCCGGTCGAGCACATCGCCTCGCTGCGCGCGATCCCGGGCCTGAACGTGGTCCGCCCGGCGGACGCCAACGAGACGGCCATCGCCTGGCGCGAGATCCTCAGGCGTTACACGAAGGTCTTCGGCAAGGGCGCCCCGCACGGTCTGGTGCTGACCCGTCAGGGCGTGCCGACGTACGAGGCCAACGAGGACGCCGCGCGTGGTGGTTACGTGCTCTTCGAGGCGGAAGGGCCCTCCGGGCAGCACACGGACGCCCAGGTCGTCCTGATCGGCACCGGCTCCGAGGTCCAGCTGGCCGTCGAGGCCCGTGAGGCCCTCCAGGCCGGGGGTGTCCCGACGCGTGTCGTGTCGATGCCGTCGGTGGAGTGGTTCGAGGAGCAGGACCAGGGGTACCGGGACAGCGTCCTTCCCCCGTCGGTGAAGGCGCGGGTGGCGGTCGAGGCCGGTATCGGTCTCACCTGGCACAAGTACGTCGGTGACGCGGGCCGCATCGTCTCGCTGGAGCACTTCGGTGCCTCGGCCGACGGCAAGGTCCTCTTCAAGGAGTTCGGTTTCACCGGCGAGGCCGTCGCCGCCGCCGCCCGGGAATCTCTCGCCGCCGTCCAGCGCTGA
- a CDS encoding heme o synthase, producing MCVTAVESRPAGVASTPSPGGHRPFGARVKAFVALTKPRIIELLLITTVPVMFLAEQGVPDLWLVLATCLGGYLSAGGANALNMYIDRDIDALMDRTSQRPLVTGMVSPRECLVFGISLAVISTLWFGLLVNWLSAWLALGALLFYVVVYTMILKRRTTQNIVWGGIAGCLPVLIGWSSVTNSMSWAAVVLFMVIFFWTPPHYWPLSMKVKDDYARVGVPMLPVVKGNKAVAKQVVIYSWVMVAVSLLLQPLGYTGWFYTVVAALAGGWWLWEAHGLQARAKAEVTGAKLKEMRLFHWSITYVSLLFVAVAVDPFLRF from the coding sequence GTGTGCGTGACGGCCGTCGAGTCCCGACCCGCAGGGGTCGCTTCGACTCCCAGCCCGGGGGGCCATCGGCCGTTCGGAGCCCGGGTCAAGGCGTTTGTTGCACTGACCAAGCCGAGGATCATCGAGCTTCTGCTGATCACCACCGTTCCGGTGATGTTCCTGGCGGAGCAGGGTGTCCCGGACCTGTGGCTGGTGCTGGCCACGTGCCTCGGCGGTTATCTCTCCGCCGGTGGCGCCAACGCGCTCAACATGTACATCGACCGCGACATCGACGCGCTGATGGACCGCACGTCGCAGCGTCCGCTGGTCACCGGGATGGTCAGCCCGCGCGAGTGCCTGGTCTTCGGCATCTCGCTCGCGGTGATCTCCACGCTCTGGTTCGGCCTGCTGGTCAACTGGCTGTCGGCCTGGCTGGCGCTGGGCGCGCTGCTCTTCTACGTCGTCGTCTACACGATGATCCTGAAGCGCCGTACCACGCAGAACATCGTCTGGGGCGGCATCGCGGGCTGCCTGCCGGTCCTCATCGGCTGGTCCTCGGTGACCAACTCGATGTCCTGGGCCGCGGTCGTCCTCTTCATGGTCATCTTCTTCTGGACGCCGCCGCACTACTGGCCGCTGTCGATGAAGGTCAAGGACGACTACGCCCGCGTGGGCGTGCCGATGCTGCCGGTCGTCAAGGGCAACAAGGCGGTCGCCAAGCAGGTCGTGATCTACAGCTGGGTCATGGTCGCCGTGTCCCTGCTGCTCCAGCCGCTCGGCTACACGGGCTGGTTCTACACCGTCGTCGCGGCCCTCGCGGGCGGCTGGTGGCTGTGGGAGGCGCACGGCCTCCAGGCCCGCGCCAAGGCCGAGGTCACGGGCGCGAAGCTGAAGGAGATGCGACTGTTCCACTGGTCGATCACCTACGTCTCGCTGCTCTTCGTGGCGGTCGCGGTGGACCCCTTCCTGCGCTTCTGA
- a CDS encoding amidohydrolase: MFVTPPPLVDQYCHGVLRTELGLGTFEAHLGRTPAPPAPGTTFFDTQTGFAVRRWCPPLLGLEPHCPPARYLARRRELGVLEAGRRLLRGTGIATYLVDTGLPGDLTCPRELAVAGDAEAREIVRLELLAEQIADTSGTAECFLANLGEAMHAATKTAVAFTSVAGVRHGPALAPHPPGPGEVRGAAGRWLAGRRAGGRLSDPVLLRHLLWNAVSCGLPLQLHVAGDPERLTEFAAASAGLGTDLVLLHDYPYHRHAAHLAGVFPHVYADLGPALSQTGAGAAAVLAEMLELAPFGKVLFSSGARGLPELHVVGARLFQEALARVLGGWVAEGAWAKADAERVARMIAAGNARRVYRLA, from the coding sequence ATGTTCGTCACCCCTCCGCCCCTGGTGGACCAGTACTGCCACGGCGTGCTCCGCACCGAGCTGGGTCTGGGCACCTTCGAGGCGCACCTCGGCCGCACCCCGGCGCCGCCCGCCCCCGGCACCACCTTCTTCGACACCCAGACCGGCTTCGCCGTACGCCGCTGGTGTCCGCCCCTGCTCGGCCTGGAGCCGCACTGCCCGCCCGCCCGCTACCTGGCCCGACGCCGCGAGCTGGGCGTCCTGGAGGCGGGGCGGCGGCTGCTGCGCGGCACCGGGATCGCCACCTACCTGGTCGACACCGGGCTGCCGGGAGACCTCACCTGCCCCCGGGAGCTGGCCGTCGCGGGCGACGCCGAGGCGCGCGAGATCGTACGGCTCGAACTGCTCGCCGAGCAGATCGCCGACACCTCGGGCACCGCCGAGTGCTTCCTCGCCAACCTGGGCGAGGCCATGCACGCGGCGACGAAGACCGCGGTCGCGTTCACTTCCGTGGCGGGCGTACGGCACGGGCCGGCGCTCGCGCCGCACCCGCCGGGCCCCGGCGAGGTGCGCGGGGCGGCGGGGCGTTGGCTGGCGGGGCGCAGGGCGGGGGGCCGCCTGTCCGACCCCGTACTCCTGCGGCACCTGTTGTGGAACGCGGTGAGCTGCGGGCTGCCGCTCCAGCTGCACGTGGCGGGGGACCCGGAGCGGCTGACGGAGTTCGCGGCGGCGAGCGCGGGGCTCGGTACCGATCTGGTGCTGCTGCACGACTATCCGTACCACCGGCACGCGGCGCACCTGGCGGGCGTCTTCCCCCATGTGTACGCGGATCTCGGGCCCGCCCTGTCGCAGACGGGGGCGGGGGCGGCGGCGGTGCTCGCGGAGATGCTGGAGCTGGCGCCGTTCGGGAAGGTGCTGTTCTCCAGCGGGGCGCGCGGGCTGCCGGAGCTGCACGTGGTGGGGGCGCGGCTGTTCCAGGAGGCGCTGGCCAGGGTGCTCGGCGGGTGGGTGGCGGAGGGGGCCTGGGCGAAGGCGGACGCGGAGCGGGTGGCCAGGATGATCGCGGCGGGGAACGCGCGGCGGGTCTACCGGCTGGCGTGA
- a CDS encoding heme A synthase, with amino-acid sequence MVAVLTPLALIAQRWTPTPRTLQRAALSAVVMSVFIIVTGGAVRLTGSGLGCDTWPKCTSDSLFVTPEQGFHGFVEFGNRMLTYVLSAAVGWAIIAARSTKPWRRSLTRTAWVMFWLVMSNAVVGGVTVWMGLNPWTVAGHFLAANALLAVAVTVWQRTREGDGAPVPRVPRPVRKLAWAIVATSAVLIVLGTSVTGSGKHAGDKSEVPRMPWDWADAAHVHAAAAWVVCALAIAMFLVLRMVDAPDDTRHRSRDLLIVLVAQGAVGYVQFFTQVPELLVAVHMLLSSLMWIAVIRLLLSMRERPVESAESVASDAPAQVPASA; translated from the coding sequence ATGGTTGCCGTGTTGACCCCCCTCGCCCTCATCGCCCAGCGATGGACGCCCACGCCCCGTACGCTCCAGCGCGCCGCGCTCTCCGCGGTCGTCATGAGCGTCTTCATCATCGTGACCGGCGGCGCGGTCCGGCTGACCGGTTCCGGTCTCGGCTGCGACACCTGGCCCAAGTGCACCTCCGACAGCCTGTTCGTGACGCCGGAACAGGGCTTCCACGGGTTCGTGGAGTTCGGCAACCGCATGCTGACGTACGTCCTGTCGGCGGCCGTCGGCTGGGCCATCATCGCGGCCCGCTCCACGAAGCCGTGGCGGCGCAGCCTCACCCGTACCGCCTGGGTGATGTTCTGGCTGGTCATGAGCAACGCCGTCGTCGGCGGCGTCACCGTGTGGATGGGCCTCAACCCGTGGACGGTGGCGGGTCACTTCCTGGCCGCCAACGCCCTCCTCGCGGTCGCCGTCACCGTCTGGCAGCGCACCCGCGAGGGCGACGGCGCGCCCGTCCCGAGGGTGCCGCGTCCGGTCCGCAAGCTGGCCTGGGCGATCGTCGCGACGAGTGCCGTCCTGATCGTGCTGGGCACCTCGGTGACCGGCTCGGGCAAGCACGCGGGCGACAAGAGCGAGGTGCCGCGCATGCCGTGGGACTGGGCGGACGCCGCACACGTGCACGCCGCCGCCGCGTGGGTGGTCTGCGCGCTGGCCATCGCGATGTTCCTGGTGCTGCGCATGGTGGACGCGCCGGACGACACCCGTCACCGCTCCCGCGACCTGCTGATCGTGCTGGTCGCCCAGGGCGCCGTGGGCTACGTGCAGTTCTTCACGCAGGTCCCCGAACTCCTGGTCGCCGTGCACATGCTGCTGTCCTCCCTCATGTGGATCGCGGTGATCCGCCTGCTGCTGAGCATGCGCGAGCGCCCGGTGGAGTCGGCGGAGAGCGTCGCCTCCGACGCCCCCGCCCAGGTGCCGGCGAGCGCCTGA
- a CDS encoding ABC transporter permease encodes MSTAPYTPMPGAAPLGRMIAAQTALETKMLLRNGEQLLLTVIIPALLLVLFSAVDIIAVPVSPQGTGKSVDFLAPGILALAVMSTAFTGQAIATGFERRYGVLKRLGTSPLPRWALMTAKTLSVLVTEVLQVVLLTAIAFGLGWSPQGDPVSVLLLLVLGTAAFSGLGLLMAGTLKAEATLAAANLVFLLLLVGGGVIVPLDKFPDAVQDVLGLLPISALSDGLRDVLQHGASMPWGNLGVLAVWAVLGLGAAAKFFRWE; translated from the coding sequence ATGAGCACCGCCCCTTACACCCCCATGCCGGGAGCGGCCCCGCTCGGCCGGATGATCGCGGCGCAGACCGCGCTCGAAACGAAGATGCTGCTGCGCAACGGCGAGCAGCTTCTCCTCACCGTGATCATCCCTGCCCTCCTCCTGGTCCTCTTCTCGGCCGTCGACATCATCGCGGTGCCTGTTTCACCGCAGGGCACGGGCAAGTCCGTCGACTTCCTCGCCCCCGGCATCCTCGCCCTCGCCGTGATGTCGACCGCGTTCACCGGCCAGGCCATCGCCACCGGCTTCGAGCGCCGGTACGGCGTCCTCAAGCGGCTCGGCACCTCGCCGCTCCCCCGCTGGGCCCTGATGACGGCGAAGACGCTCTCCGTCCTGGTCACCGAGGTCCTCCAGGTCGTCCTCCTCACCGCCATCGCCTTCGGCCTCGGCTGGTCGCCGCAGGGCGACCCGGTCTCCGTGCTCCTCCTCCTGGTCCTCGGCACGGCGGCCTTCTCCGGTCTCGGCCTGCTGATGGCGGGCACCCTCAAGGCGGAGGCGACGCTCGCCGCCGCCAACCTCGTCTTCCTCCTCCTCCTCGTCGGCGGCGGCGTCATCGTCCCGCTCGACAAGTTCCCGGACGCCGTGCAGGACGTCCTGGGCCTGCTGCCGATCTCCGCGCTCTCCGACGGCCTGCGCGACGTGCTCCAGCACGGGGCGTCGATGCCGTGGGGCAACCTCGGCGTCCTCGCGGTGTGGGCGGTCCTGGGCCTCGGCGCCGCGGCGAAGTTCTTCCGCTGGGAATAG
- a CDS encoding ABC transporter ATP-binding protein yields MSQEPVVQVSGLVKRYGSKTAVDGLDLTVASGTVTAVLGPNGAGKTTTVETCEGYRKPDAGTVRVLGLDPVADAAKLRPRIGVMLQSGGVYSGARADEMLRHMAKLHAHPLDVDALIDRLGLGSCGRTTYRRLSGGQQQRLALAMAVVGRPELVFLDEPTAGLDPHARRSTWDLVRELRECGVSVILTTHFMDEAEQLADDVAIVNAGKVIAQGSPADLCRGGAENTLRFTGRPGLDMTSLLKALPADTLAEELIPGTYRISGKIDPQLLATVTSWCAQHGVMPDGISVERRTLEDVFLELTGKDLRP; encoded by the coding sequence ATGTCACAAGAGCCCGTCGTCCAGGTCAGCGGCCTGGTCAAGCGGTACGGATCCAAGACCGCGGTCGACGGCCTCGATCTCACCGTCGCCTCCGGCACCGTCACCGCCGTCCTCGGCCCCAACGGAGCCGGGAAGACCACGACCGTCGAGACCTGCGAGGGCTACCGCAAGCCCGACGCGGGCACGGTCCGCGTCCTCGGTCTCGACCCGGTCGCCGACGCCGCGAAGCTCCGCCCGCGCATCGGCGTGATGCTCCAGTCCGGCGGCGTCTACTCCGGCGCCCGCGCCGACGAGATGCTCCGCCACATGGCGAAGCTGCACGCGCATCCGCTCGACGTGGACGCCCTGATCGACCGCCTCGGGCTCGGCAGTTGCGGCCGTACGACCTACCGCCGTCTCTCCGGCGGCCAGCAGCAGCGCCTCGCGCTCGCGATGGCCGTGGTCGGCCGCCCCGAGCTCGTCTTCCTCGACGAGCCGACCGCGGGCCTGGACCCGCACGCCCGCCGCTCCACCTGGGACCTCGTACGCGAACTCCGGGAGTGCGGCGTGAGCGTCATCCTCACCACGCACTTCATGGACGAGGCCGAGCAGCTCGCCGACGACGTCGCCATCGTGAACGCGGGCAAGGTCATCGCCCAGGGCTCCCCCGCCGACCTGTGCCGAGGCGGCGCCGAGAACACCCTGCGCTTCACGGGCCGCCCCGGCCTCGACATGACCTCGCTCCTCAAGGCGCTCCCCGCCGACACCCTCGCGGAGGAGCTGATCCCGGGGACGTACCGCATCAGCGGAAAGATCGACCCGCAGCTCCTCGCCACGGTCACCTCCTGGTGCGCCCAGCACGGGGTGATGCCGGACGGCATCTCGGTCGAACGCCGCACCCTCGAAGACGTCTTCCTGGAACTCACGGGTAAGGACCTGCGCCCATGA
- a CDS encoding metalloregulator ArsR/SmtB family transcription factor — MKYEGEVPQTDVATGERSTRNRVARSILDHGPSTVADLAKRLGLTQAAVRRHLDALAADDVVQAKEQRVYGARTRGRPAKVFALTDCGRDAFDQSYDQLAADALTWISRAAGGGEQGEAAVTAFARARIAAQAQAYREAVEAAPPEQRTEALARALSADGYAATARSAPVGEQLCQHHCPVAHVAEQFPQLCEAETEVFSALLGTHVQRLATIAHGDGVCTTYIPKSSHTSHASDTSQTSHSASASTAGRNPA, encoded by the coding sequence GTGAAATACGAAGGCGAGGTCCCCCAGACGGACGTCGCGACCGGTGAGCGGTCCACCCGCAACCGTGTCGCGCGCTCCATCCTGGACCACGGCCCGTCGACGGTCGCCGACCTGGCGAAGCGCCTCGGCCTCACGCAGGCCGCCGTGCGCCGCCACCTCGACGCCCTCGCCGCCGACGACGTGGTGCAGGCGAAGGAGCAGAGGGTCTACGGGGCGCGTACGCGCGGGCGGCCCGCGAAGGTCTTCGCGCTCACCGACTGCGGCCGGGACGCCTTCGACCAGTCCTACGACCAGCTCGCGGCCGACGCTCTGACCTGGATCTCCAGGGCGGCCGGCGGCGGCGAGCAGGGGGAGGCGGCCGTCACCGCCTTCGCGCGCGCCCGGATCGCCGCGCAGGCACAGGCGTACCGCGAGGCCGTCGAGGCGGCGCCCCCCGAGCAGCGCACGGAGGCTCTGGCGAGGGCCTTGAGTGCCGACGGGTACGCTGCTACGGCGCGAAGCGCACCGGTCGGAGAGCAGCTGTGCCAGCACCACTGCCCTGTCGCCCACGTCGCGGAACAGTTCCCGCAGCTCTGCGAGGCGGAGACCGAGGTCTTCTCCGCGCTGCTCGGGACCCATGTCCAGCGGCTGGCCACCATCGCCCACGGCGACGGGGTCTGCACGACGTACATCCCGAAGAGCAGTCACACCAGTCACGCCAGTGACACCAGTCAGACCAGTCATTCAGCATCGGCAAGCACGGCCGGGAGGAACCCCGCATGA
- the sufB gene encoding Fe-S cluster assembly protein SufB, translated as MTLPIEETAHPELEGLGTYEFGWADPDVAGAAAKRGLSEAVVRDISAKKNEPEWMLKLRLKGLKLFGKKPMPNWGSDLSGIDFDNIKYFVRSTEKQAQSWEDLPADIKNTYDKLGIPEAEKQRLVAGVAAQYESEVVYHQINEELEAQGVIFMDTDTALKEHPELFQEYFGTVIPVGDNKFASLNSAVWSGGSFIYVPKGVHVEIPLQAYFRINTENMGQFERTLIIVDEDAYVHYVEGCTAPIYSSDSLHSAVVEIIVKKGGRCRYTTIQNWSNNVYNLVTKRAVAYEGATMEWVDGNIGSKVTMKYPAVYLMGEHAKGETLSIAFAGEGQHQDAGAKMVHMAPNTSSNIVSKSVARGGGRTSYRGLIEIGEGAPGSKSNVLCDALLVDTISRSDTYPYVDVREDDVSMGHEATVSKVSEDQLFYLMSRGMTEFEAMAMIVRGFVEPIAKELPMEYALELNRLIELQMEGSVG; from the coding sequence ATGACTCTCCCTATCGAGGAGACTGCCCACCCCGAACTTGAGGGCCTGGGTACGTACGAATTCGGCTGGGCCGACCCGGACGTGGCGGGTGCCGCGGCCAAGCGAGGTCTGTCCGAGGCTGTCGTCCGCGACATCTCGGCGAAGAAGAACGAGCCCGAGTGGATGCTGAAGCTGCGTCTCAAGGGTCTGAAGCTGTTCGGCAAGAAGCCCATGCCGAACTGGGGCTCGGACCTGTCGGGCATCGACTTCGACAACATCAAGTACTTCGTGCGCTCCACGGAGAAGCAGGCACAGTCCTGGGAGGACCTGCCCGCCGACATCAAGAACACGTACGACAAGCTCGGCATCCCCGAGGCGGAGAAGCAGCGCCTCGTCGCGGGCGTCGCGGCCCAGTACGAGTCCGAGGTCGTCTACCACCAGATCAACGAGGAGCTGGAGGCGCAGGGTGTCATCTTCATGGACACCGACACCGCGCTGAAGGAGCACCCGGAGCTCTTCCAGGAGTACTTCGGCACCGTCATCCCGGTCGGCGACAACAAGTTCGCGTCGCTGAACTCGGCCGTGTGGTCCGGCGGCTCGTTCATCTACGTGCCGAAGGGCGTGCACGTCGAGATCCCGCTCCAGGCGTACTTCCGTATCAACACGGAGAACATGGGGCAGTTCGAGCGCACGCTGATCATCGTCGACGAGGACGCGTACGTTCACTACGTCGAGGGCTGCACGGCTCCGATCTACTCCTCGGACTCGCTGCACTCCGCCGTGGTCGAGATCATCGTGAAGAAGGGCGGCCGCTGCCGCTACACGACGATCCAGAACTGGTCGAACAACGTCTACAACCTGGTCACCAAGCGCGCCGTGGCGTACGAGGGCGCGACCATGGAGTGGGTCGACGGCAACATCGGCTCCAAGGTGACGATGAAGTACCCGGCCGTCTACCTCATGGGCGAGCACGCCAAGGGCGAGACGCTGTCCATCGCCTTCGCGGGCGAGGGCCAGCACCAGGACGCGGGCGCGAAGATGGTGCACATGGCGCCGAACACGTCGTCCAACATCGTGTCCAAGTCGGTGGCGCGCGGTGGCGGTCGGACGTCCTACCGAGGTCTCATCGAGATCGGCGAGGGCGCTCCGGGGTCGAAGTCCAACGTGCTCTGTGACGCGCTGCTGGTCGACACCATCTCGCGGTCCGACACGTACCCGTACGTCGACGTGCGCGAGGACGACGTGTCCATGGGCCACGAGGCGACCGTCTCCAAGGTCTCCGAGGACCAGCTCTTCTACCTGATGAGCCGCGGCATGACCGAGTTCGAGGCGATGGCGATGATCGTCCGAGGCTTCGTCGAGCCGATCGCCAAGGAGCTCCCGATGGAGTACGCCCTGGAGCTCAACCGGCTGATCGAGCTGCAGATGGAGGGTTCGGTCGGCTGA
- the sufD gene encoding Fe-S cluster assembly protein SufD — MAEAQNIPVGSTTAGSIAVAAESTVATRMSAPPSFDVADFPVPHGREEEWRFTPLDRLRGLHDGTATAGGVLTVRVDAPAGVTVETVDRSDARLGRAGKPVDRVAAQAYSSFEKASVVSVPKETVLTEPIRVSVQGEGGTAYGHQVFELGAFAEAVVVIDHTGDGVLAANVDYVLGDGAKLTVVSVQDWDDRAVHVAQHNALVGRNASFKSVVVTFGGDVVRLHPRVSYAGPGGEAELFGLYFTDQGQHQEHRLLVDHNVPHCKSNVAYKGALQGQDAHAVWIGDVLIQAAAEGTDSYEMNRNLVLTDGARVDSVPNLEIETGEIAGAGHASATGRFDDEQLFYLQSRGIPEDEARRLVVRGFFAELVQQIGVTDVEERLLAKIDAELEASV, encoded by the coding sequence ATGGCTGAGGCTCAGAACATCCCGGTGGGTTCCACCACCGCCGGTTCCATCGCGGTGGCGGCGGAGTCCACCGTCGCCACGCGCATGAGTGCGCCGCCGTCCTTCGACGTGGCGGACTTCCCCGTGCCGCACGGCCGCGAGGAGGAGTGGCGGTTCACGCCGCTCGACCGGCTGCGCGGGCTGCACGACGGCACCGCGACCGCCGGTGGCGTGCTGACCGTCCGGGTCGACGCCCCCGCCGGTGTCACCGTCGAGACGGTCGACCGCAGCGACGCCCGCCTCGGCAGGGCCGGGAAGCCGGTGGACCGGGTCGCGGCCCAGGCGTACAGCTCCTTCGAGAAGGCATCGGTCGTCTCGGTGCCCAAGGAGACCGTGCTGACCGAGCCGATCCGCGTGTCGGTGCAGGGCGAGGGCGGCACGGCGTACGGCCACCAGGTCTTCGAACTCGGCGCGTTCGCCGAGGCCGTCGTGGTCATCGACCACACCGGTGACGGTGTGCTGGCCGCGAACGTCGACTACGTGCTGGGCGACGGTGCCAAGCTGACCGTCGTGTCCGTGCAGGACTGGGACGACCGTGCCGTCCACGTGGCGCAGCACAACGCGCTCGTCGGGCGCAACGCGTCGTTCAAGTCGGTCGTCGTGACCTTCGGCGGCGACGTCGTACGGCTGCACCCGCGCGTCTCGTACGCCGGTCCCGGCGGCGAGGCCGAGCTGTTCGGCCTGTACTTCACCGACCAGGGACAGCACCAGGAGCACCGCCTCCTGGTCGACCACAACGTCCCGCACTGCAAGTCGAACGTGGCCTACAAGGGCGCGCTCCAGGGGCAGGACGCGCACGCGGTGTGGATCGGCGACGTGCTGATCCAGGCCGCCGCCGAGGGCACCGACTCGTACGAGATGAACCGCAACCTGGTGCTGACCGACGGCGCGCGCGTCGACTCGGTCCCCAACCTGGAGATCGAGACCGGCGAGATCGCCGGAGCGGGCCACGCCTCGGCGACCGGCCGCTTCGACGACGAGCAGCTCTTCTACCTCCAGTCCCGCGGCATCCCCGAGGACGAGGCCCGTCGCCTGGTCGTCCGCGGCTTCTTCGCCGAGCTGGTCCAGCAGATCGGCGTCACGGACGTCGAGGAGCGGCTGCTCGCGAAGATCGACGCGGAGCTGGAGGCGTCCGTCTGA
- a CDS encoding non-heme iron oxygenase ferredoxin subunit has product MAFVKVAALSELEADTPKRVEVDGTPVSLVHTEGEVFAINDICSHANVSLSEGEVEDCAIECWLHGSSFDLRTGKPSGLPATRPVPVYPVKIEGDDVLVSVTQES; this is encoded by the coding sequence ATGGCGTTCGTGAAGGTGGCAGCGCTGAGCGAGCTGGAGGCCGACACCCCCAAGCGGGTGGAGGTCGACGGCACGCCGGTGTCTCTCGTACACACCGAGGGCGAAGTCTTCGCGATCAACGACATCTGCTCGCACGCGAACGTCTCGCTGTCGGAGGGGGAGGTGGAGGACTGTGCGATCGAGTGCTGGTTGCACGGTTCGAGCTTCGACCTCCGCACCGGCAAGCCGTCCGGTCTTCCCGCGACGCGCCCCGTCCCCGTTTACCCCGTAAAGATCGAAGGGGACGATGTGCTCGTCTCCGTCACCCAGGAGTCCTGA